The following nucleotide sequence is from Nitrospirae bacterium YQR-1.
TGTTAAAAAAGGTGAGCCTATGGTGGAACTCTACAGCCCCGAAATTGTCGCCACCCAACAGGAGTTTTTAAACCTATCGCGTTGGGCTAAGAGCACACACGGGGCAAATGACGGCACAAAGTCCGGGGAATCCTCATATTCCGATATGCTTGCCAAAGATACCGGCTCTATAGTGGCAGCTGCTAAAATGAGGCTCAGGTTTTGGGATATAACTGATGCCCAGATTAAACGCCTTGAGGAAAAGGGGCAGTTAACCAAAACCATGACCATCTTTAGTCCTGTCAGCGGCTTTGTTACAGAAAAGCGTGCAGTGCAGGGAATGAAAGTGATGCCCGGGGAGAAACTCTTTGACGTTGCCGATCTCTCAACCCTGTGGCTTATAGCGGATATTTACGAAAACGAGCTGCCGCTTATTAAAACAGGGCAAAGCGCTAATATCACATTAAGTTCTTTTCCGGGTAAAGTAATAAAATCCAAACTGGACTACATATATCCAGGCATATCGGCGGATACTCGCACTGCCAAAGTGCGCTTTATCATAAAAAACCCTGAAGGACTGTTAAAGCCCAGGATGTATGCCAATGTGGAGCTTGCGATAGAGCTGGGACAGCGGCTCTGCGTGCCTGAGGATGCTGTCCTTGACACCGGCAAACGGCAGTTGGTGTATGTGGATAAGGGAGAGGGCAATTATGCCCCCCGCATAGTCAAGGTTGGAATCAAAGCCGATTCGATGGTAGAAATCACGGAGGGGCTACAGACCGGAGAGCGGGTTGCCGCAGGGGCCTCCTTCCTTCTTGACTCAGAGGCACAACTTAAGGGCATAATGCCGGTGCAGGGCAAATGATAGCAAAGATTATTGAGTATAGCGGAAGAAATAAATTTGTAATATTCCTTCTTATAACGTTTTTAATAATATGGGGTTTGTGGGCGTTAAAGCGTACCCCTTTGGATGCAATACCTGATTTAAGCGACACACAGGTGATTATATATGCCGACTGGAGCGGCAGGAGTCCCGACCTTGTAGAGGATCAGGTCACTTACCCGATAACGTCCACACTGCTTGCCGCTCCAAAGGTTAGCGCAGTGCGCGGGTATTCGTTTTTGGGAAGCTCCTTCATTTATGTGATATTTGAAGAGGGTACGGATATTTACTGGGCACGGAGCTGGGTGCTGGAGTACTTGCAGGGGGTAAGGAGCAAGCTGCCCCAGGACGTTAATCCTGTGCTGGGCCCGGATGCCACAAGTCTCGGCTGGGGATTTTCCTATGCCCTTGTTGACGACTCAGGCCGGCATAACCTTGCCGAGCTTCGCTCCATGCAGGACTATAACATAAAGCTTGCCATAGAGAGTGTAAGTGGCGTATCACAGGTGGCAAGCGTGGGCGGGTTTGTTAAACAGTACCAGGTAAGTATAGACCCTAACCGCCTGTTGGCTTTTAATCTTCCATTAAACAGGGTTATCGAGGCCATAAGGAAAAGTAACAAAGACGTAGAGGGACGTGTTGTGGAGTACTCCGGGGCGGAGTACATGGTCAGAGGCCGGGGCTATATCAAAAACTTAAAAGACGTAGAGGATATCCCTGTGGGTACAAACAGTGTGGGCACCCCTGTGTATGTCAGGGACATCGGGAAGGTGGGGCTGGGGCCTGAGATTCGCCGCGGCGTCGCCGAACTTGACGGCAAAGGCGAGGTGGCAGCAGGCATAGTGGTAGTGCGCTTTGGTGAAAATGTCTTAAGTGTTATAGAGCGTGTTAAGGAAAAAATCAAAAGAGATATAGAGCCAAGTCTGCCCGAGGGAGTTAAAATTGTTGTCACCTACGACCGCTCGAAACTCATCCACAGGGCAATTGATACTCTCAAAGAGGAGATTATCAAGCTCTCCATTGCCGTAAGTGTTGTCTGCATAGTGTTTTTGTTTCACTTGCCAAGTGCTCTGGTTGTAATTCTGACCTTGCCGGTTGCCATAATAATGTCCTTTATAGCGATGTCATATTTGGGGGTTACATCAAACATAATGAGCTTAAGCGGTATCGCCATAGCGATAGGCGCAATGGTGGATGCCTCAATCATAATGGTGGAAAATGCACACAAGAAACTGGATGAGTGGGAATCTCACGGCTCAAAAGAAAGCAGGTTTGAAGTTATCCTTGAGGCGGCCAAAGAGGTAGGCCCGTCTTTGTTTTTTGCATTACTTGTAATAACGGTGGGGTTTTTGCCGGTTTTTACTTTACAACAACAGGCGGGAAGGCTGTTTAAACCCCTTGCCTATACTAAGACATTTGCGATGCTGTTTTCATCTTTTTTAGCGGTAACACTCACTCCCGTTCTTATGACACTCTTTATCAGGGGTAAGATTCGGCCTGAGGAGAGAAACCCGCTTAACATACTGCTGCATAAAGTATATGAGCCGGTTGCAAGGTTTTCACTAAGATTTAAGAAATCTGTTATCTTTGCAGCTGTTATCATTATGGCCTTAACCATCTATCCGTACAAAAAACTGGGAACGCAATTTATGCCCCCGTTGTATGAGGGAACATTGTTTTATATGCCGGTGACAGTGCCCGGGTTGTCAATTTCAGAGTCAGCCAAACTTTTGAATCTCCAGGACAAGATAATAAAAGCAATCCCCGAGGTTGAGCAGGTTTTCGGCAAAGCGGGGCGTGCCGAAACCGCCACAGACCCTGCCCCGGTTGAGATGTTTGAAACGGTGATTAACCTTAAACCTGAGTCACAGTGGCGGGAAGGCATGACGGTTGAGAGCATAAAAAATGAAATGAACTCTGCCTTGAGTGTTCCCGGAGTGTCAAACTCCTTTACAATGCCCATAAAGGCAAGGATAGATATGTTGGCAACGGGGATTCGCACAACTGTGGGTATAAAGGTGCTAGGGCCTAAGCTGGAGGAATTGGAACAGATAGGCCTTGACCTTGAGAAGGCAATAAAGGACTTACCTGGCACAAGGAGTGTATATGCCGAGCGGGTTATGACGGGCTATTTCCTTGATTTCAATGTCAAGCGTGAAGCGGCGGCCAGGTACGGCCTTACGGTTGAGGACGTGGAGATGGTGATACAGTCGGCCATAGGAGGCATGAATGTGACAACCACGGTTGAGGGCAGGGAAAGGTATCCGGTAAATGTGCGCTACTTCAGGGACCTCCGCCGGAGCATTGACGACCTGGGTAAAGTGTTTGTTCCTGTTATGATGCCTGATAAGAAACCAGCCGCCTCCGGCATGGGCGGCGCTTCCGTGGCGGAGTCCGCTGGACTTCTAAGGGTTCCGATGAGTGAGCTGGCTGATATTGAAATTGTAAAAGGGCCAACCAACATTAAAAGCGAGGAGGGGCTTCTTGTCTCCTACGTCTATGTGGATTACTCAGGAAGCGACGTGGGCGGATACGTGGAAAAAGCAAAAGAAAAAGCAAAAGCCGTTCAGTTACCCTCCGGTTACCGCCTGAAGTGGAGCGGTGAGTACGAGTATCTTGTCAAGACATATGAGCGGTTAAAAATAGTTCTTCCGCTGACTGCATTTATTATATTTGTTCTGATTTATTTTAATACGCAATCAGTGGTAAAGACCTTCATAGTGCTCTTAGCAGTGCCGTTTTCCCTTGTGGGATCGTTTTGGCTGTTGTATTTTCTGAATATCAACATGAGCATTGCTGTGTGGGTAGGAATGATAGCCCTTGCCGGCCTTGACGCAGAAACGGGAGTTGTAATGCTTCTGTACCTGGACCTGGCACATGATAAGTGGGAAAACGAGGGACGCCTCAAAACTAAAGATGACCTCAGGGAGTGCATAATGTATGGAGCCGTAAAACGTATCCGCCCTAAAATAATGACGGTCAGCGTAATACTGGCCGGTCTTATTCCGGTTCTCTTCAGCACAGGGGCAGGCTCGGATGTGATGAAAACAATTGCCGCTCCTATGGTTGGTGGTGTTGTCACATCAACCATTCTTGAACTAATCATCTACCCGGCTATTTACTCCATCTGGAAAAGCCGTTTGTTAGAGGAGTGATATTAGGCAACTTCATAGATGTAATACCAAGTAGCAATCAAAAAAATAAAATTAATAAGGGGAAGGACAGGGTCCTTCCCCTTTTACCCCTTCCTGCGAGGGGAATGATTCCCCTCGACCCCCACCAAGGTTTAGTCGCTTTAGGGAGAGTACACCCCGGAGCCTGTGATGATGCCAACAAAGTTAATCGATTGAAGGCAACTTAGTATTAGTTTGCTATTTTGTGCCTGGACTTTTTAACTGTGCCAGTTTTTCCTGTGCTTTTTTAGCATAGTCTGTGTCAGGGTATTTTTTCAGTATCTCCTGATAAAGTGTGGCAGCGTGTTCTTTGTTGTTTTGAACCATTTCAAGCTCCGCCGTGTCAAAAAGCTCCTTTGCCCCTGTGCCGCCACCACTACATGCCGGCAAAATTATTGTAAACATTAGAATTAGTAATGCCAGAAATAATCGTTTCACAGACACCTCCACATTGCTTACGTTTTTATAAGAACAGCAATACTAAGTTGCATCAGAAGTATAACACAGGCGGCTGGGAGAAAGCAACACCTCCCCTTACAGGGGAATTCCCTTTAGGGGAGACGTCAAGGAGCTTTCGAACAAGCCAATAAAGTTAAACGAAAAAAGTAAACTCAGGGAAGATGCTGTAGCTCCTGTAATTCGAAAAAATTATATATAAAGGTTGACATTTTGGAAATAGAACGAATAATATTGGAAGAGATTGACACAAGCTTACCTTACGGTGTTTGGCTTGTAAGGGGTAATCAGATAACTGAAGGTAAAAAATGTTTATTTTGTCTCAAAGTAAAGTGTTTGTTATCTTATATCTGATATGCTCTTTAGCGGTAAGTATTTATTGCACCAATGCATATGCAGAGGATTCCACAGAGACGCATTTGTTTGATGTTGTAAATGCTGTTATCACCAATAACCTCGACATACAGATAAACGCCAGGGATGTAGATTCAGCCAGGGGAGCGTGGCAAAGCGAGGTTGGAGCTTTCGATGAAACCGTTTCAAGCACTTTTGGGTATGCAAGAACAGAAACTCCAAACACAAAATATCAAGCATCTGAACTCCAATCTCCTACAACAAGGGAAAATGTAGCAGAGTATTCTATGGGCGTAAGTAAGAAGTTTCGTTCAGGCATAAGCGTATCACCGACTATTGAACTTACAAAGACAAATGCTCTGTCAAAAGCCGCCTATTATTCAATAGGAGCAGATACAACAAATATGGCTTCTTTTTCGCTTAACGTAACCATACCATTGTTAAAGGGCTCTGGAGCGGACGTTGTGGCAGCCAACGAAAAAGCTGCAAAAATTAACTATGATGCAAGTAAACTCTATCAGAATAACTTTGTTGCCCAACAGGTAGCACAGGCAGTTCAATACTACTGGTCACTGTATAAGATGTTTATTACCCTGCAAATATACAAAGAAACCGAGGACCGAGCAAGACAATTACTTGTAAATACCCAAAAACTAATAGAGCACGGTAACCTCCCGGCGGCAAACATAGAGCAGGTGAAAGCAAATCTGGCCTCTAAGAGAGCAAGCAGAATAAGCTCCGAGCAGAATATTGTGCAGGCACAGGCTGATCTGGGTACTATGATGGGACTTAAAGATAACAGGATTTGGAGGCTTACGCCGGCATCTTTTACAGGTGTTAAGTATGATAATCTTACTGAACTGCAACAGTCTAAAGACGAACAACTAATAGAAATTGCACTACAAAGACGAAATGATTTAGGTTCATTGAAAATGCTGGCTCAAGCACAGGTTATATTGATGGCAGCGGCAAAAAAAAACATGCTGCCTCAGCTTGACCTGACGCTCTCGGGTGGATATAACGGATTGTCGGAGAGAGATTCTTTTAGTGATTATTTTACCGCTTATGGTAAAAACGTGGCTGGGCCAAATGCCTCTGCACAAATAAGCCTTAACTTTCCTTTGAGAAACAATGAAGCCACCGGCGCTTTCATACAACAGAAGGCGGCATATGAAAAGGCGATGCTTAATGTAGATAACACTATTATAACAATCAGAGCTAATGTTATAAACGCTTTGAATCTCTACAGAAATAGCATAAGAAGATATAAGGAGGCTCATGAGAGTGTTGGTTATTATAAAAAAGCAGCAGATAACGAGCATAAGAAACTAAGCATGGGGGCCGCTACGTTAA
It contains:
- a CDS encoding efflux RND transporter periplasmic adaptor subunit yields the protein MKKNTFFSIFLIFLIFLPYMLSAADNSTPADTEESTIEVPDAQRRLIGVKVVQAAKKQFTKTIRTVGTVEYDEQRLATVNTKIEGWIEKLHVDYTGRYVKKGEPMVELYSPEIVATQQEFLNLSRWAKSTHGANDGTKSGESSYSDMLAKDTGSIVAAAKMRLRFWDITDAQIKRLEEKGQLTKTMTIFSPVSGFVTEKRAVQGMKVMPGEKLFDVADLSTLWLIADIYENELPLIKTGQSANITLSSFPGKVIKSKLDYIYPGISADTRTAKVRFIIKNPEGLLKPRMYANVELAIELGQRLCVPEDAVLDTGKRQLVYVDKGEGNYAPRIVKVGIKADSMVEITEGLQTGERVAAGASFLLDSEAQLKGIMPVQGK
- a CDS encoding TolC family protein, with product MFILSQSKVFVILYLICSLAVSIYCTNAYAEDSTETHLFDVVNAVITNNLDIQINARDVDSARGAWQSEVGAFDETVSSTFGYARTETPNTKYQASELQSPTTRENVAEYSMGVSKKFRSGISVSPTIELTKTNALSKAAYYSIGADTTNMASFSLNVTIPLLKGSGADVVAANEKAAKINYDASKLYQNNFVAQQVAQAVQYYWSLYKMFITLQIYKETEDRARQLLVNTQKLIEHGNLPAANIEQVKANLASKRASRISSEQNIVQAQADLGTMMGLKDNRIWRLTPASFTGVKYDNLTELQQSKDEQLIEIALQRRNDLGSLKMLAQAQVILMAAAKKNMLPQLDLTLSGGYNGLSERDSFSDYFTAYGKNVAGPNASAQISLNFPLRNNEATGAFIQQKAAYEKAMLNVDNTIITIRANVINALNLYRNSIRRYKEAHESVGYYKKAADNEHKKLSMGAATLNSTIDMENYLTNARLAELDAENALLNSIITVRYQTGTVFSKGEGKFMYNIGNLISLPNINVE
- a CDS encoding CusA/CzcA family heavy metal efflux RND transporter codes for the protein MIAKIIEYSGRNKFVIFLLITFLIIWGLWALKRTPLDAIPDLSDTQVIIYADWSGRSPDLVEDQVTYPITSTLLAAPKVSAVRGYSFLGSSFIYVIFEEGTDIYWARSWVLEYLQGVRSKLPQDVNPVLGPDATSLGWGFSYALVDDSGRHNLAELRSMQDYNIKLAIESVSGVSQVASVGGFVKQYQVSIDPNRLLAFNLPLNRVIEAIRKSNKDVEGRVVEYSGAEYMVRGRGYIKNLKDVEDIPVGTNSVGTPVYVRDIGKVGLGPEIRRGVAELDGKGEVAAGIVVVRFGENVLSVIERVKEKIKRDIEPSLPEGVKIVVTYDRSKLIHRAIDTLKEEIIKLSIAVSVVCIVFLFHLPSALVVILTLPVAIIMSFIAMSYLGVTSNIMSLSGIAIAIGAMVDASIIMVENAHKKLDEWESHGSKESRFEVILEAAKEVGPSLFFALLVITVGFLPVFTLQQQAGRLFKPLAYTKTFAMLFSSFLAVTLTPVLMTLFIRGKIRPEERNPLNILLHKVYEPVARFSLRFKKSVIFAAVIIMALTIYPYKKLGTQFMPPLYEGTLFYMPVTVPGLSISESAKLLNLQDKIIKAIPEVEQVFGKAGRAETATDPAPVEMFETVINLKPESQWREGMTVESIKNEMNSALSVPGVSNSFTMPIKARIDMLATGIRTTVGIKVLGPKLEELEQIGLDLEKAIKDLPGTRSVYAERVMTGYFLDFNVKREAAARYGLTVEDVEMVIQSAIGGMNVTTTVEGRERYPVNVRYFRDLRRSIDDLGKVFVPVMMPDKKPAASGMGGASVAESAGLLRVPMSELADIEIVKGPTNIKSEEGLLVSYVYVDYSGSDVGGYVEKAKEKAKAVQLPSGYRLKWSGEYEYLVKTYERLKIVLPLTAFIIFVLIYFNTQSVVKTFIVLLAVPFSLVGSFWLLYFLNINMSIAVWVGMIALAGLDAETGVVMLLYLDLAHDKWENEGRLKTKDDLRECIMYGAVKRIRPKIMTVSVILAGLIPVLFSTGAGSDVMKTIAAPMVGGVVTSTILELIIYPAIYSIWKSRLLEE